The window CCGACGACTGGTGAAACCCACCTGCGTCACCACATCAGCCCCAACGGTTTCTACCGTGGTCGCAAGGTGCTGAAGACCAAGAACGACGAGTAATCTCATTCATTGAGCTTGCTGTTTTTGGAGAAAAGCGGCGCAATGAGCTTCTGTTCAAGGAGGTTCATTTTGCGCCGCTTTTTTATGTCCGCGACATCCGTGTGCGGATCCGCCTGCCTGCTTGCGTGAACCTTCATCTGGCGCATTGTCCGAGTGTGCCAGTTTGAACGGTCTCCAAACTGCCTCATAATGTGGGCTGGCAAGGCTCTGAATCAAATCGATGACAATCAAAATTTCAATCGACTGCATGGGTGGCGATCATGGCCCGTCAGTCACTCTTCCGGCCGCTGCCTCCTTCCTCAAGCGCCAATCTGATGCGGAGCTGATCCTGGTCGGCCAGGAAGCCGTGCTGCAGCCGCTGTTGAAGAAATACAAGCTGGCCGGCGAAGCCCGCATCCGTATCCACAACGCCACTGAAGTGGTGACCATGGAAGATCCGGTCGAGGTGGCCCTGCGCCGCAAGAAGGATTCTTCCCTGCGCGTGGCCGTGACCCTGGTCAAGGACGGGCAGGCCCAGGCGGCCGTGTCGGCCGGCAATACCGGCGCGCTCATGGCGGTGTCGCGCTATGTCCTGAAGACCTTGCCGGGCGTTGACCGTCCGGCGATCTGCACCATCCTGCCCAACCAGAAGGATGGCCCCACCTACATGCTCGACCTCGGCGCCAATGTCGACTGCGAGCCACAGCATTTACATCAATTTGCACTGATGGGCTCGGCCCTGGTGGCGGTCATGGAAGGCAAGGCCAAGCCGACGGTCGGCCTCTTGAACGTGGGCGAGGAAGACATGAAGGGCAACGAGTTGGTCAAGGCGACTGCCGGCCTGCTGCGCGCGGATCATGAGAAGGGTATCCTCAACTTCTACGGCAACGTGGAAGGCAACGACATCTTCGAAGGCACCACCGATCTGGTGGTCTGCGACGGTTTCGTGGGCAATGTGACGCTGAAGGCCTCCGAAGGCCTGGGGCGCTTCGTCAAGCAGGTGCTCACCAGTGAATTCAAGAAGGGCTTGGTCAACAAGCTGGGCGCATTGATCGCCTATGGCGCCATCAAGGCGCTGTCGCGCCGGCTCAATCCTTCCCGTTACAATGGCGCCAGCCTGCTGGGGCTGAAGGGACTGGTCTTCAAGAGCCACGGTGGCGCCGATGTGTATGCGTTTGAATGGGCCATCCGCCGCGCCTACGACGCGGCCAAGTACGATGTGCTGGCCCGTATTGCCGCCAGCATGGCGGAGCTGATGCCCCAGGGACAGGGGCGCACGGCCGAGGCCGCAGCACTGGCTTCCGAGCCGGCGCCGGTCTCGCTGGATCAACCGAACTAACAGAGCAAGAAGACGGCATGACCACTTACAGCAAAATCATTGGCACCGGCAGCTATCTGCCCGCCAAGCGCGTGACCAATCAGGAACTGGCGGCGCAATTGGCCGAGCAGGGCATCGAGACCTCGGACGAATGGATCGTCACGCGCAGCGGCATTTCCGCGCGCCACTACGCCGAGCCCGCCGAGCTCTCCAGCGACCTGGCGTTGCAGGCCGCGCAGCGCGCATTGCAAGCCGCGGGCCTGCAGCCCAATGATATCGACCTGATCATCATGGCCACTTCCACCCCGGATCACCTGGGTGGCTTCCCCAGCACCGCCTGTGTGGTCCAGCGCAAGCTGGGCATCACCAACGGTGCGCCGGCCATGGACGTGCAGGCGGTGTGCAGCGGCTTCGTCTATGCCATGTCGGTGGCGGACAGCTTCATCAAGTCGGGCGCCCACAAGAACGTGCTGGTGATCGGCGCCGAAGTGTTCTCGCGCATCCTCGATTTCAAGGATCGCACCACCTGTGTGCTCTTCGGCGACGGCGCCGGCGCCGTCGTCATGAGCGCCTCGCAGGAGCCTGGCGTGCTGGCCACCAAGCTGCACGCCGATGGCAGCCATGGCCACATCCTGTGTGTGCCGGGCAGCGTCGACAATGGCGCCGTTGCTGGCAGCGCCTACCTGTATATGGATGGTCCGGCCGTGTTCAAGCTGGCGGTGTCCTTGCTGGACAAGGTGGCGCGCGAGGCGCTGGAAGCGGCCAACATGCAGTCCACCGACGTGGATTGGCTGGTGCCGCACCAGGCCAACATCCGCATCATGCAGGGCACGGCCAAGAAGATGGGCCTGCCGCTGGAAAAGATGGTCGTGACCGTCGCCGAACACGGCAATACCTCGGCTGCGTCCATCCCGCTGGCGCTGGACCAGGCGGTGCGCGATGGCCGCATCCAGCCGGGCCACACCGTCATGATGGAAGGCGTGGGCGGCGGCTTCACCTGGGGCGCCGTGCTGGTGCGCATGTAAGCAGGGCGGGGCGGTTCACCGGGCCGCCTTCCGTAGCGTCTGCATTTTTATCCAACTTCAATCACATCCAAGCATGACAACATTTGCTTTCGTTTTCCCGGGCCAAGGTTCTCAGGCCATCGGGATGCTCAATGGTTTTGCCGACAATGACGTCGTTCGCCAGACCGTCGCTGAAGCGTCCGATGCATTGCAGTTCGACCTGGGCAAGCTCATCGCTGAAGGCCCCAAGGAAGACCTGGACCTGACCACCAATACCCAGCCCGTCATGCTGACGGCGGCAGTGGCCTTCTACCGCGCCTGGCTCGCAGCGGGCGGCAAGGCGCCGGCGCTGGTGGCCGGCCACAGTCTGGGTGAATATTCGGCGCTGGTCGCCGCCGGTGTGATCGCCTTCAAGGATGCCGTGCCGCTGGTGCGCTTCCGCGCCCAGGCCATGCAGGAAGCCGTACCGGTCGGGCAGGGGGGCATGGCGGCCATTCTCGGTCTGTCTGATGAGGACGTGCGTGCGGCCTGTGCCGAAGCCGCCCAGGGCGACGTGGTCGAGGCCGTCAACTTCAATGCGCCGGCCCAGGTCGTGATCGCTGGTCACAAGGCTGCGGTCGAACGCGCCTGCGACATCGCCAAGGCCAAGGGCGCCAAGCGCGCGCTGCCGTTGCCGGTGTCGGCGCCGTTCCACTCGTCGCTGCTCAAGCCTGCATCGGATCGCCTGCAGGCCTACCTGGCCAATGTGGCGTTTTCCGCGCCGCAGATCCCATTGATCAATAATGTCGACGTCGCCGTGGTCAATGATCCGGCTGCCATCAAGGATGCGCTGGTGCGTCAGGCTGCAGCCCCCGTGCGTTGGGTCGAGACCGTGCAGAAGATGGCCGCCGAGGGCGTGACCCATCTGGTTGAATGCGGTCCTGGCAAGGTCCTTACGGGTCTGACCAAGCGCATCAATGGCGATCTGGTGGGTGAAGCCATTGTCGACCAGGAATCCCTGAACAAAGTATTGGAGTCGCTGAAATGAGTGCACAGAATCTGCAAGGCCAGGTCGCCCTGGTGACCGGCGCATCGCGCGGTATCGGCCGCGCCATCGCCACCGAACTGGCCCGCCAGGGCGCCAAGGTGATCGGCACCGCCACCTCCGAGTCGGGCGCAGCCGCCATCACCGAGTACCTGGCTGCATTGGGCCCGGAAGCCGGCCGCGGCGCGGTCCTCAACGTCAATGACGCTGAGGCCAGCGTGGCGCTGGTGGAGCAGGTGCAGAAGGACTTCGGTTCGCTGTCCATCCTGGTCAACAACGCCGGTATCACCCAGGACCAGTTGGCCATGCGCATGAAGGATGAGGAGTGGGACAGCGTCATCGCCACCAACCTCACCGCCGTCGGCCGCCTCTCGCGCGCCGTGCTGCGCGGCATGATGAAGGCCCGTACCGGCCGCATCATCAACATCACCTCGGTGGTGGGCGAAGCGGGCAACCCCGGTCAGATGAACTATGCCGCCGCCAAGGCGGGCGTGGCCGGCATGAGCCGCGCGCTGGCCCGTGAAATCGGCAGCCGCAATATCACCGTGAACTGCGTAGCCCCTGGTTTCATCGATACCGACATGACCCGTGCCTTGAACGAGCAGCAGTCCGCCGCCATCTTGCAGCAGATTCCGCTGGGCCGCCTGGGTGCGGCCGAGGAGATCGCCTATGCCGTGGCCTTCCTGGCCTCGCCGCAGGCGGCCTATATCACCGGCACCACGCTCAATGTCAATGGTGGCATGTACATGGGCTAAGTAAGTCCTGGGGGCTTGATTCAAGTCCTTTTGGCGACTTTTGTTTGAAGTTAAGCTGCACTTGGCGCAATCTTGCCAGGAATAGTTAAAAGTAAATTTTCCGCGCGCAAACCTGCTAAAATGCGCGCACTTTTGTAACCTATCATCCCTCTGGAGGAACACTATGTCCGATATCGAACAACGCGTGAAGAAGATCGTCGCTGAGCAACTGGGCGTCGCCGAAGCCGACATCAAGAACGAATCGTCGTTCGTGGACGACCTGGGCGCCGACTCGCTGGACACCGTCGAGCTG is drawn from Herbaspirillum seropedicae and contains these coding sequences:
- the rpmF gene encoding 50S ribosomal protein L32, translated to MAVQQNKKTPSKRGMHRAHDFLTAPPLAVEPTTGETHLRHHISPNGFYRGRKVLKTKNDE
- the plsX gene encoding phosphate acyltransferase PlsX, with translation MTIKISIDCMGGDHGPSVTLPAAASFLKRQSDAELILVGQEAVLQPLLKKYKLAGEARIRIHNATEVVTMEDPVEVALRRKKDSSLRVAVTLVKDGQAQAAVSAGNTGALMAVSRYVLKTLPGVDRPAICTILPNQKDGPTYMLDLGANVDCEPQHLHQFALMGSALVAVMEGKAKPTVGLLNVGEEDMKGNELVKATAGLLRADHEKGILNFYGNVEGNDIFEGTTDLVVCDGFVGNVTLKASEGLGRFVKQVLTSEFKKGLVNKLGALIAYGAIKALSRRLNPSRYNGASLLGLKGLVFKSHGGADVYAFEWAIRRAYDAAKYDVLARIAASMAELMPQGQGRTAEAAALASEPAPVSLDQPN
- a CDS encoding beta-ketoacyl-ACP synthase III translates to MTTYSKIIGTGSYLPAKRVTNQELAAQLAEQGIETSDEWIVTRSGISARHYAEPAELSSDLALQAAQRALQAAGLQPNDIDLIIMATSTPDHLGGFPSTACVVQRKLGITNGAPAMDVQAVCSGFVYAMSVADSFIKSGAHKNVLVIGAEVFSRILDFKDRTTCVLFGDGAGAVVMSASQEPGVLATKLHADGSHGHILCVPGSVDNGAVAGSAYLYMDGPAVFKLAVSLLDKVAREALEAANMQSTDVDWLVPHQANIRIMQGTAKKMGLPLEKMVVTVAEHGNTSAASIPLALDQAVRDGRIQPGHTVMMEGVGGGFTWGAVLVRM
- the fabD gene encoding ACP S-malonyltransferase; this translates as MTTFAFVFPGQGSQAIGMLNGFADNDVVRQTVAEASDALQFDLGKLIAEGPKEDLDLTTNTQPVMLTAAVAFYRAWLAAGGKAPALVAGHSLGEYSALVAAGVIAFKDAVPLVRFRAQAMQEAVPVGQGGMAAILGLSDEDVRAACAEAAQGDVVEAVNFNAPAQVVIAGHKAAVERACDIAKAKGAKRALPLPVSAPFHSSLLKPASDRLQAYLANVAFSAPQIPLINNVDVAVVNDPAAIKDALVRQAAAPVRWVETVQKMAAEGVTHLVECGPGKVLTGLTKRINGDLVGEAIVDQESLNKVLESLK
- the fabG gene encoding 3-oxoacyl-ACP reductase FabG is translated as MSAQNLQGQVALVTGASRGIGRAIATELARQGAKVIGTATSESGAAAITEYLAALGPEAGRGAVLNVNDAEASVALVEQVQKDFGSLSILVNNAGITQDQLAMRMKDEEWDSVIATNLTAVGRLSRAVLRGMMKARTGRIINITSVVGEAGNPGQMNYAAAKAGVAGMSRALAREIGSRNITVNCVAPGFIDTDMTRALNEQQSAAILQQIPLGRLGAAEEIAYAVAFLASPQAAYITGTTLNVNGGMYMG
- the acpP gene encoding acyl carrier protein, giving the protein MSDIEQRVKKIVAEQLGVAEADIKNESSFVDDLGADSLDTVELVMALEDEFEMEIPDEQAEKITTVQQAIDYAKSQVKA